In Polypterus senegalus isolate Bchr_013 chromosome 12, ASM1683550v1, whole genome shotgun sequence, the following are encoded in one genomic region:
- the hypk gene encoding huntingtin-interacting protein K, producing the protein MATEGDVDLDLEADENCTGKPVEKPRKHDSGAADLERVTDYAEEKEISSSDLETAMSVIGDRRSREQKAKQEREKELAKVTIKKEDVELIMSEMEIPRGVAERSLREHMGNVVEALIALTN; encoded by the exons ATGGCGACTGAGGGAGATGTGGATTTAGACTTAGAGGCCGATGAGAACTGTACCGGCAAGCCAGTCGAGAAGCCTCGCAAGCATGACAGCGGCGCTGCAGATTTGGAGCGCGTCACCGATTATGCGGAAGAGAAGGAGATCTCAAGCTCCGATCTGGAAACG GCCATGTCAGTGATTGGAGACAGAAGGTCAAGGGAACAGAAAGCTAAACAAGAAAG AGAGAAGGAATTGGCAAAGGTGACTATCAAGAAAGAAGATGTTGAACTCATA ATGAGTGAAATGGAGATTCCCCGGGGAGTTGCTGAGCGCAGTCTCAGAGAGCACATGGGTAATGTTGTTGAAGCACTAATTGCACTCACCAACTGA